The Nicotiana tabacum cultivar K326 chromosome 14, ASM71507v2, whole genome shotgun sequence genome contains a region encoding:
- the LOC107798747 gene encoding uncharacterized protein LOC107798747, which translates to MKTTKSSGLLLLHLLPSQLSNPNNHSLLLFFPQQPNSLNKLTATNSLSTHILSQPLHLCKSSKWDSNAESIKNLNFGKVWDFEDEEEEEFYGDEILDQGAQVLEEYIDSIWIFKVFWSYGWALPPILIALLITGGPKAFLMALAIPLGQSTFSFAIQKMLDATQNKPRRKSKTKKRQRAPTSNKTNFGRRGGSPKTRRRKPSYQPWASKNGVSANNNDEREVSRYGGWDELDQVSESTSTGSFESSAQSSVGTSKMNVEKGKLSKPEAKRDMPLLLRLLIAIFPFLAS; encoded by the exons ATGAAGACCACTAAGAGTAgtggtcttcttcttcttcacctatTACCCTCTCAACTCTCAAACCCCAACAATCATTCTCTCCTTCTTTTCTTCCCTCAACAACCCAATTCTTTAAACAAACTCACTGCTACAAATTCACTGTCTACTCATATTCTTTCTCAGCCTCTTCACCTCTGCAAGTCTAGCAAGTGGGACTCAAATGCTGAGTCTATCAAGAACCTGAATTTTGGTAAAGTTTGGGATTTTGAAGATGAGGAAGAGGAGGAGTTTTATGGGGATGAAATCTTGGACCAAGGAGCTCAAGTTTTAGAGGAATATATTGATAGTATTTGGATTTTTAAG GTTTTCTGGTCCTATGGTTGGGCGCTTCCACCAATTCTAATAGCATTGCTGATAACAGGAGGTCCTAAAGCTTTTCTTATGGCATTAGCCATTCCCCTTGGACAATCCACATTTTCTTTTGCAATCCAAAAGATGTTGGATGCGACGCAAAACAAACCAAGGCGCAAGAGTAAAACTAAGAAGAGACAGCGTGCCCCCACCTCAAACAAGACAAACTTTGGGAGAAGAGGAGGAAGCCCCAAGACACGAAGGAGAAAGCCAAGTTATCAACCATGGGCGTCCAAAAATGGCGTCTCAGCTAATAATAATGATGAGCGCGAGGTATCTAGATATGGAGGCTGGGATGAACTTGATCAAGTAAGTGAGTCTACTAGTACTGGTTCATTTGAAAGTTCAGCTCAATCATCAGTTGGAACATCAAAGATGAATGTGGAAAAGGGTAAGTTAAGTAAACCAGAAGCGAAAAGAGATATGCCCCTATTGTTAAGGTTGTTGATTGCCATTTTCCCATTCTTGGCTTCATGA